TGCGAGTTGGCGGGTACGGCGTCCGTGGCAACGAGCCTGAATGTCAGCGCTGCCCTACGCTCGTCAGGTGACCTATCCGCCACGGGCCGGTACCCACTCGACCGGTCAGGGACCGAGTGCCGGCAAGGATGAGAATTACCTCAGACAAATCGCCGAAGCGTTAGAACGTATTGCCGACGCGATCGCCGGCCCGGTGGCTCGTATCGAATCCGACCCGCTGCCGGACTATCCCGTCCTTGACGTCGACCACACCGGGACGTCCCGCCCCCATGCGGCTGGACCCCATATTGGCTGCTCATCAGGGCGGCTTTACTTCGCTGTATGCACCTACTGCCCGGCAAGCCGCGGGAAGACCGCCGATCCAGCCGTCCCGTCCACCTGGCTTGAGTACGAGGACTCCTCTCACGACCTGGACGAGCAACGCGCCATCCTGGCTCGCCACCTGGCTCACCACCGGCAGCAGGCCGACCCCACCGCGGCACTGCCAATCTGGACGTGGGCAGATCAGCCCTGCCCACGCTGCCACGCCGCAGCCGAGCGCACATGCCGCACCATCTCAGGACGGCCGAGTAACACCATCCACGCCGCGCGGTGGCGAGACCACTCAAGTCGATACTGGTGAGCCACCGCACGCCCGACCCCACCGAGGCCGGTAACCGCCTTGCCGCCCTCATCCGGGCCGAGCGGACACCAGCCGCCGCAACCTGATCCGGCCCGCGCGAATAGATCACTGACCAGGGTCGGACCTGCCGGACCGATGCGTTGGTGCTCCGTTGGTGCTCCGATGTTCGACACCGGACGAGCACGATTGCAACTGTTCCAGCACAACGCCGTCGTCACGACCTGCCACCAAGCCGGACCTGTCGAGTGCAGCCCACGGACCAGTGGAAGAGGTCGGCTACCCTTCCGCCTACGGATCAGAATGCTCGAGTCAGGGGTCCATCGCATGGTCAGAGGCAACGAGGCACTGTCCACCGTGGGCCTCCGCCTCACGTTTAAACCATGACGAACGACGCCTGGCTGATCTTTAGCAAGCGATCACAGCAAGGCCCCGCTGCGACCGGCATACGCAGGCAGAAAACGAAAAGCCGCAGGTCATCAGCCTGCGGCCACAAGCGGAGCCTCGGGTTAGGAGTCTCCATGTGACTCCGGTTGATCTTGGCGGGCAGGGTGCAGCGGCCGGCGCGAGGGGGTTGCGTCGGCCGGGAGCGGTCTGGTTCAGGCTGCGGCGTGGATCGCTGGTGCCGGTCGGATAAAGGTCTTGCGGTCACGGACAAGCGCCCAGAGGACGTCGACGCGCCGTCGGGCGAGGGCGAGTATCGCTTGACGGTGGTTCTTTCCTTCCGCACGTTTCCTCTCGTAGTAGGCACGGGAGGTGGGGCATTCGCGGGCAGCGGTGAATGCGGCCATCCACATGATGTGCCGCAGTCGCCGGTGGAAGCGGCGGGGCTGCCGATGGTTGCCGGAAACTGTGCCGGAATCACGGGAGACGGGTGCCAGGCCAGCGTGGGCGGCGAGTTTGGCGGGGCTGTCGTATTCGGTCATGCCGGCGGTGTGCACGAGCAGTTCGGCGGTGAGCAGGTTTCCCATGCCCGGCAGACTTCCGATGATCGGCGCGAGGGGGTGCTGGTCGAGTTGGTCGGCGATGAGGTCGTCGACGGCGGCGATGCGTTGTTCGATGGCGAGGATCTCGGTGGCCATCTGCCCGACGACCACGGCGGCGGCGCGTTGGCCGGGCAGGGTGACGGTCTGCTGCCGGGCGGCGGCGACCATCGCCTCGGCGACCTGGGCGGCGTTCTTGACGTGCCCACGCCGGAGCAGGGCGGTGATCCGGTCGACCCCGGCGTGCCGGATCGCGGCCGGGGTCTGCCAGCACGCGAGGATCATCATCGGGGCCTTCATGTTCAGGTCCACGGCCCGCTCCAGGGCAGGGCTGATCCCGGTGAGCAGCTCCTGCAACCGGAACAGGGTCGCGACACGCTGGCCGACGAGGTCGGCACGGTAGCCGGTCAGCACTGTCAGCTCGGCGAGGAGCCGGTCGGAGGGTTCCAGGATCGGGATGTCGGGGCGCATGCGGATGGTCTGGGCGATGACGACCGCGTCGCGGGCGTCGGTCTTGTTCTCGCCGGCGAACGCGGCGGCCATGTGGAACGCGACGGTGCCGGAGACGTAGCGGACCTGGACCTGGCGCCGCCA
This genomic interval from Micromonospora sp. CCTCC AA 2012012 contains the following:
- a CDS encoding IS110 family RNA-guided transposase — protein: MAKLWIGVDIGKTHHHVAAVDGDGRLVYSRRVANDETALLTVMAEVSTHGRVVCWAVDVTTGLSALLLTLLWRRQVQVRYVSGTVAFHMAAAFAGENKTDARDAVVIAQTIRMRPDIPILEPSDRLLAELTVLTGYRADLVGQRVATLFRLQELLTGISPALERAVDLNMKAPMMILACWQTPAAIRHAGVDRITALLRRGHVKNAAQVAEAMVAAARQQTVTLPGQRAAAVVVGQMATEILAIEQRIAAVDDLIADQLDQHPLAPIIGSLPGMGNLLTAELLVHTAGMTEYDSPAKLAAHAGLAPVSRDSGTVSGNHRQPRRFHRRLRHIMWMAAFTAARECPTSRAYYERKRAEGKNHRQAILALARRRVDVLWALVRDRKTFIRPAPAIHAAA